The DNA region CCGCTATGCGCTTCTTGAAATCGCATGAGTAACACCTCCTGCCCGAACATCGTCTTTCTCATAAAACGCCTCCATGGACGTTTTATATAACCGGACAGGTAATGTGCTCCTACACCGGACGGTTAATGTGCTCGCAACAACACATAAGTTAGTTATTGAACATATGTCCTGATTTGAATATAATGGCGGCAAGCGGAGAGCGCAAGAAACGCCGCCGCCGTTTTGTTCAACATTGGATAAAAGCCGGGATTTGTACGGAAATGCATACTGACGGCATTTCGTCCATTGGAGAAGGAGTCGTGTTATGAAAAAGGGAAACGAGGACCGGAGGGTACAAAAGACCAGGAAACTGCTTCGTGAAGCGCTGACATCGCTTATCCTTGAAAAGGATTACGATTCCATAATCGTGCAGGAGATAATCGACCGGGCCAATGTGGGGCGTTCCACCTTCTACCTGCACTTCGAGGACAAGGACGACCTTCTTTCAAGCGGCTTCGCGGAATTGGGCGAGAACCTTCAAAAAATGCTGGCGGCCCAGCCGGTTGTCCGGCAAAAGCCGGCGGAGAAGGTGCTGGCTTTCAGCCAGTTCATGTTCGAGCATGCCCAAAGCCACCGGAATATCTATTTTGCGCTGGGCCTAAAGAAGCGGGCCTTTATCCGGCAGGCGATACAGGATGTTCTTGAACATGTCATTCGGAGCCAGACCAAAGCCGTTTTGGGAAAGACGGATAGCTTGGAGCTCCCCTTCGACCTCTTTGTCCATTTCCTCGCGTCATCTTTCACCTCCACCATGGTCTGGTGGATAGAGCAAAAGAACCCTCT from Nitrospinota bacterium includes:
- a CDS encoding TetR/AcrR family transcriptional regulator, which codes for MKKGNEDRRVQKTRKLLREALTSLILEKDYDSIIVQEIIDRANVGRSTFYLHFEDKDDLLSSGFAELGENLQKMLAAQPVVRQKPAEKVLAFSQFMFEHAQSHRNIYFALGLKKRAFIRQAIQDVLEHVIRSQTKAVLGKTDSLELPFDLFVHFLASSFTSTMVWWIEQKNPLSPEEINKMFRAMVMPSVAANLR